In the genome of Nonomuraea sp. NBC_00507, the window GGCCGGCTGAGGAGGCGGCTGGCCGGTGCCCTGGCTGGGCGGCTCGTTGGACGGCGGTTCGTTGGTGGGCGGCTCCTGGGGAGCCGACGTCTCCGTCGGCGCCGACATCGGGATGTCGTTGCTCCTGTTGACGAGGAAGATCCCGCCCACCACGATCAGCGCGAGCACCACCAGCGCCGCCAGTCCGCCGAACACCCAGGGCAGCGGATTGCCCTGCTTGGGCGGCGGGCCGTAGCCGGGGCCGGGCAACTGCGCGCCGCCCCACTGCTGGGTGGGCGGCGTGGGCTGGCCGTAGGCGGACTGCCCAAAGGTGGGCTGCCCGTACTGGAGCGTGGGGTTCGCCGGCGTCGCCGACCAGTCCGGCCGCGACTGCTGCTGCGGCCCTGAGGCGGCCTGCGGCTGCGGTTGCTGGGGCCCGGAGGCAGGCTCCTGCGCATGGGTGGCGTCGGTCCACTGGTTGCCGTCCCACCAGCGGAGCTGGGGCTCGCCGTACGGGTCCGGGTACCAGCCCGCGGGGGTCTGCGAGGTCATGTTCGCCAGATTAGTAAGAACCGCTTTGATATGCATCGCTGAGACGGCATCAACACTTGTACGTGAAGCTGGCCTTGTCCGTACGCACCGGGCCCGGCGTCAGGATCCGCAACGTGGCGGTGGCCTTGACGTTGCTCTTGCCCGACAGCGACCACCTCAGCGGCAGCGTGTAGGACGTCTGGTCGGAGTTCGTGCGCAGCGATCCCTTGACGACTTCCTTGTCCAGGTTCTTGCGCCATTCGAAGGTGATCTCGCCGGGCGCCCCGTTGGTGACGACCTTTCCGGTGATCAGGACCTTGCTGTCGCACCCCTGCGTCTTCTTCGGCGCCACCACGTCGATCGACTGGACCACCAGCTCGGGCGTGCTGCCCAGCCTGAACCAGGCCAGGATCGCCCCCGCCATGATCGCGGCGAAGACGGCCGTGGCCCAGATCGTCCGCCACCGCCGCGCCCGCGAGGCCCTGGGCCGCTGGCCACC includes:
- a CDS encoding DUF2510 domain-containing protein, coding for MTSQTPAGWYPDPYGEPQLRWWDGNQWTDATHAQEPASGPQQPQPQAASGPQQQSRPDWSATPANPTLQYGQPTFGQSAYGQPTPPTQQWGGAQLPGPGYGPPPKQGNPLPWVFGGLAALVVLALIVVGGIFLVNRSNDIPMSAPTETSAPQEPPTNEPPSNEPPSQGTGQPPPQPADGRITDAQAGISYPVPEGWTVPAQLNPATPSPTQQLWSAGVQATSQENFVEDEDWVGNVYSGLLNELYPYSGAAGMGDTAKAVFVDFSRFYAPPHETKIVADKAMKIGDRDAWLLQFELDFTKVSEEKGYKWKKESGALVLMDRGSGERPALLYISVPDNLGTDVVGKVLSSLKPA